The nucleotide sequence AACCCTACAGAAGGAAGAAAACAAAGTGCTAAAGCAAAAATTGAGACTATAGATGATGACAATAAGATAATCATATATAGCATTTTTGATGGAGAAGTGAGTGAAAATTACAAGAGTTTAAAGGCAATATTACAAGTGATCCATAAAGAACATGGTGGTGGGATTGTTAAATGGGCATACGAATATGAGAAGCTAAAAGAGGAAATTACAGGTGGATCTCCTGATTCATACTTGGACCTTGCTGTAAAGGTCACAAAAGATATTGATTCTCATCTTGCCAAGGAATAGCAACAAAGATGAACAAGGATGAAGTGTGTTTGTCTTGAGTGTTATTGCattttaaataaactttttgtGATGAATGTGTTTAATACAGTATTGGTATACTTCTAATTTTGGGATTGAGATTCCTTGCTGCCAAGGGGTCCCACATTCATACATTGTGAAGATCGATAGTTTTTCGATGAAGATCAGATAGTCCATAAAATGCAGTTCTTATGGTTTATTTTATGATTAAGACATCAAATTTGAATCTTGATTGTTCGATCCAGATCAAACAACCACCGATGTTCCAATTGTGTGAATACGGAGAAATATTCATATCGTGGTAATTGGAGACAGAAAAGGAGTTtactcttatgttgttttatgttttttcagtCACAAACATGCTTGTTTCTTTCAACAAAGTCACTCATTCTAGTTTGTGATGGAATAGAGTCTTGCTGATTTGATATATTGTCATTTGATGTGTATAAATGGCTACTGTGTGCTTGTAAAATGTTtgatttaaataaaagattGCTCTAGCTCTTATGCAAACTCCTTAATACACTACTATATTGGCTAACATATAAATGAGACTCATTAAATTATATGTTAGAAATTATGTGCTAGAATGCATTTTGTCTTCGAGATCTATGTATTCATAAAACATCTTTCTGAATGaaattatttaatgatgtaGGGGGATGTTTataaggagttttttttttttaaacatcaaaTTTCATTTAACAACCAGATCCCTGCTCAAGACGAATAGAGACGGGTAAAACTGAGAATACAAACTAAAAACGCCGTACAAAGTCGGAACACCCAAATATAAACACCTTAAAAAACACCCTTGAGGACAACACCCATCAAAATACATGTTATCACTTAAAACAGACTCCTTCACGAAAACGACATCTGAAAAAACGATATCCAACCACCCATCGTCACTACTCATCCCGCAAGAAACACCCCTCAAAAATAAACTCTCAGTCCTCGATACCAAAGCAGAGCCGCACCCGAAAAGCTCCTATCAGAGAAAATCATTCAGCTTCCACCACCTCGCGACCTCCGAACCACcgaaaaaatcataaaaagccCAAAACCAAACTTGAGCCAAACaactgactcccgatctcgaagcaaAATTAACCGGCCCACCGGAAACCAGCACACAAACAGTAAGACAAACCACAAGATAGGCGGGGGTGCAAACAACGATCAAAAGGAAAAGGCTCAGCTCAATGGGACCTGCTCCCTCCAAACACCCTAAACACCTTAACAACCCCAAAAATGCAAACAAGGGTTAGTGACGACGAAACCAAGACCCAAGTAACAGAGGCAGCCTCCAAAAGAAATCACCCCCAATAAACACTTGCCTCCTCATCTACAACAACATTAGCCACCCCCTAATAAAGCTTCCTAAAAAATGAACACACAGTGACCTTAGGATGGTCTTCCAACGAGCTTAATGACccaattttagaattttatttatttaattgctttattaattatttaattgtatggtgtgttatatttgtTGGTTAATGGGGTTTTGGAGATATTAAaggtatttttgtaatttaaggagtaagggtaattttgtaatttagGGTGAAgtgtattttagtaattttggGTATGGAGAGTTAATTAATGAAGATAGTAATAACTTGGGTAATTAATAGAATAATGGTGTGTGTGAGTAATAGTGAGAGTTTTATTGAAGTAATTGTGTGGTGacagggatggcaatgggtactcTATGGATAGGGTACTACAATGCCCTTCCTCGTAccaacatttataaaaaatacttgTACTCGAGCCCATAttctcgtgggcaacaactttagtgtcATTCTCCATACTTTATGAGCACCTTAGTGCTCATACCTGCACTCATTACCCGTactttaattatgaaaagacaataaaaatatcacaattgaaataaaactatggtttaattttttttcaaaaaaattcaaaatagtaCGAATCGTagtatttaacaaaataaaaaatatccttcaaaaattGTATACCAAAAAGAAGGACCAGCTATTGTATTTAGTAGTTTTTAGGTTTAGGCTTagacttaaatagctaaattaattaattaattatacatcaaaaataaataaattatctatcatattatataaatatgtatatacgGGTTGCGGGGTTGGacagtatagtacccttacccgtaCCCTTACTTATTCAAATTTACAGGTAATACCCAGACCCATACCCAGACTCATGAAAGCAGAgctttaccctacccattgcaGGTATTTGTTGCGGGTACCCATCGGAcctgggtccaattgccatccctaagaTCCCTACACTAATGTGGAGAAAAAATTGATCTGTTTACCGATTGGTTGAATGAGAATGCATACACATTACACGACACCACCAATCACCATGACACAAGATTGCAAGGTAAAACTATGAAAgttataattttcttaaatgaaaattttgacatATTGCTATTAACACCACCATTTTCATACACCATCCCGTGAAGTAACAAAAATTGGGCCAAACCCAACATCCCTCGTCAAACCCTTCTCCTATGCTCAGTTAGTCATCTGTGATTTTCTCATCTCAAACCCTAAAACAAAGAGCTCATTCCCTTACCATCGCCACCGCATCAATACAAAAACAATATGCAATGCGTAAATCCGAAAAACAAATACAACATGCATCGAACCGAAATCAAAAGCAAACCAAGCATGATAGATTCAAATTCAGTTGATTCTAAGAATCTTCAAGAAACTGGTAATAAcgaaatataaatacaaaaaatcacaacaaaagatgatattcaaataaattatgcTTCAATACTCTCTAAGATTATGAAATATTGATCGCTAATGATATAGGTGAACCATCTTAAGTGTACATTTATTATTGTTTAGAAAGTGGTCTTCCAAAAGATTTAAAGTTTCTCTccctcttttttttcctttaaattttCAAGATAGATTAATACAATACATGTACTAAAACAATGCAACCTTGCTTATTTGGTCAACCAAATAATCTAACCTAATGTGACACCCGTGCGTTCACACATAGTTGTTTATCATCGAATATGACCCATTTTTCAATCTTCTCTTTTATTGAATATGTTTGGATAGAAATATAGAGAAGGTTGAGGAGATAGAGAAAACATGGTTTGTTTGTCGAATCAAGGCATATCTCATCGGCAGCGGAGGAAAATCGACTACAGCTGTTGGCTAAGGGAGAGAACACTTATGTGATTTAGTGTTTCAGAAGAATGAAAATGAGGGTGATAGGAAAGGACCATACTCGTAAATTTATACATgcacatacaaataaaattaattggatttagtaaaaatattaacacatatagaataaaattaacttttaggaatttgtgttatttctgTTAATTAAgatatttctgttacataaaatattagaaattcaatgaaaaagttaaataaaatatttaatagataagatcaaaagtttgttgggATATTTATGCCAATTCAAATATTGGTTaaagaatagaaaaataataaaaatattgcgtATAAACGTGAAAGTTACACGTGgcataaaaaaccttactttatatatatattattgattgattgattgatgatttatagttgaagGGTATCGTATGCAATTTGTTGACatatttctgttacataaaatattaggaattcaataaaaaattcaatgtaaaaatatttaacagataagatcaaaagtttgttgagatatttatgtcaaattaaatattggttttaaaaaatagaaaaataataaaaatattgcaaatAAATGTGAAAGTGACACGTGACATTAAAactttactttatatatatactattgatatTGATACTATTGATTGATCGATTGATCATTTATAGTTGAAGGGTATCGTtgtaatttgttgagatatttctgttacataaaatattacgaATAGgagttcaataaaaaaaagtcaagtaaaatatttaatatataagttcaaaagtttgttgagatatttatgtcaaattaaatattgattttgaaaaattaaaaaaataataaaaatattgcgacTAAACATGGAAGAGACACGTGGCATAAAAAtaaaccttactttatatatatatactactgtttttttttagggaaagatatatatata is from Medicago truncatula cultivar Jemalong A17 chromosome 1, MtrunA17r5.0-ANR, whole genome shotgun sequence and encodes:
- the LOC120575843 gene encoding MLP-like protein 28; the protein is MALSGKVEAEVEIQAPGAKFYNIFRKQLEHLPNISNEIHEARVHEGDWENIGSIKHWEFTVEGRKQSAKAKIETIDDDNKIIIYSIFDGEVSENYKSLKAILQVIHKEHGGGIVKWAYEYEKLKEEITGGSPDSYLDLAVKVTKDIDSHLAKE